CTTCTTGTGCAACTGTCTTAATCAAAGCAGGATTGATCGTAGTCTCGGCAAAAATAGCCGGTACGCCCGTTGTTTTAATCGAGTCTACCAGTTGACGCACGGTTTGAGCGCTGGGCTGTTCTTCCGTACTGATCCCGATTAAAGTACCAGTAACGGGGATGTTGTAAGCACGAGAATAATATTGAAAAGCATCGTGACTGGTGACTAGTTTGCGCTTTTCGGGTGGAATAGTAGCAATTTGTTGATTTATCCAAGTATCTAACTGTTTTAATTCGTTGATGAGTTGCGCTGCATTTTGAGTAAACTTTTCTCGATCGTCTGGCGATAACTCAATTAAGGCATCTCGGATTGCGTTTGCCATTTCAATGACATTTTTTACATCACCCCATACGTGGGGATCTGGGACGATTTCTCCTTTGCTTTTCTCCATTTGCAAAGGTTTTGCCTTTTCTCCCACGGCTAATTTCCGCGCCTTAATACCAGCAGCGTTCATTAACTTAATTAAACCCGGTTCCAAATTATACCCGTTATACAAAATGAGATTGGCTTTTTCCAAAGCTACGCTATCGGCGGGTACCGGTTCGTAAATGTGAGGATCTGCACCCGGTTGCAGAATACTCTTTAGCTGGATTTCCTCTTCACCGACTTCTGCGGTTAAGTCGGCAATTATGGTGCTGGTTGCTACTACATTTGGTTTGTTATTACCAGCAGAATTGTTATTTTGCGAAGTTATGCTAGTACAAGCGCTGATGCAGAGGGTAATAAATATTGCTGCGATCGGCCATCGGTTTCTGTGGTTTGGTGGGTGACTAATCACTTTTACCTATCTTTAGTATTGCGTCCTTTTATAGATGTTTTCATAATTCTTTCATTTTTACACTATGCTTAAGAAAAGCAAAAATATAGGAACGAAGTATGAAGACAGCGATCGAGCCAGCAGATACCGATTGGAGCAAAATGGTATGTCAGCTGAGAAACATACCTTTCGCAGATAGCTTAACGATAACAGTCAGCGATTTGGCGGTGCAGTATCGCACGGTAGAGGCGCTGCGGGATGTTAATTTGGTGGTGAATCCGGGGCGGCTGACGGGCATTATTGGGCCAAACGGTGCGGGAAAGAGTACGCTGATCGAGGCGATGCTGGGGTTAATTCCGGTCAGTAGCGGTACGGTGGAATATGATGGGAAAGCTTTGATGGATCGGCGGGAGTTGGTTGCTTACGTACCGCAGCGATCGCAAATTGACTGGACTTATCCCGCTACTGTCTGGGATGTGGTGATGATGGGAAGAGTTAGAAAAACCGGGTGGTTTCGGCGTTTTTCGGCGGTGAGTCGGCGGATCGTCCAAGATGCGCTAGAAAGAGTGGGGATGAGTGCATTTCGCGATCGTCCGATCGGACAATTATCTGGCGGACAACAACAACGGGTATTTTTAGCCAGAGCGTTAGCACAAGAAGCAGAAATTTTTTGTTTCGACGAACCTTTTGCAGGAATCGACCAAAAAACCCAAGCAGTTATTTTTGATATTTTCCGCGAACTAGCTAATGAAGATAAAACTGTTTTGGTGGTTAATCACGACTTGGGAGAGTCGATCGCTCATTTTGATGATTTGATTTTATTAAATACAGATTTAATTGCTGCTGGTTCTCGCCAACAGGTTTTAACTCAGGAAAATCTGTATCGCGCTTATGGCGGGAGAGTGGTATTTTTTGAAGAAAAGGCTGCTTAGTTGGTAAGTGGATTGAGATTATTTTTTACCACAGATGTCCACAGATGCACACAGATGAACACAGATATATTTCTAGCGTTATTGTCGGAAACATAAATAAGCTAGATGAAAAATTTGATTAAGTTGTAAAAATATCTTTAATCACTTGTACTCCTTATGATAAATGTAGAACTACATCTGTGTTCATCTGTGTTTATCTGTGGATATCTGTGGTAAAAAAAAATATTTCTCATCCATTTTGGGGATTATTAGTACTTTAACGCTTTTGAAAGGACTGAAGTCCTTAATACGAACCTGCTTATGTTAGATGCTTTAATTGAGCCATTGCAGTATGGATTCATGCAGCGATCGCTAGTCGTCGCTGTTTTGGTTGGTTTGATTTGTGCGGTAGTTGGCAGCTATTTAATGGTGCAGCGCTTAGCTTTGCTGGGAGATGCGATCGGTCATTCGGTTTTACCGGGATTGGCGATCGCGTTTATGCTGAATGTGAATATATTTGTTGGTGCTTTTATTGCTGGTGTGGTGAGTACGATGGCGATCGCTTGGATTAGGACGCGATCGCCAATTAAAGAAGATGCAGCAATGGGAATAGTTTTTTCTGCTTTCTTTGCTTTGGGGATTACTCTAATTACCATTATCCAAAAAAGTAATAAAATCGATCTCAATCATTTTTTATTCGGCAATATTTTAGGAGTAACTCCTGAGGAAGTTTGGAATACAGCTTTAATTGCGGCGATCGTATTATTTGTAGTTGGTTTACTTTATAAAGAATTACTATTTTACACTTTCGATCCTTTAGGCGCACAAGCAGCAGGA
The sequence above is drawn from the Leptolyngbyaceae cyanobacterium genome and encodes:
- a CDS encoding metal ABC transporter substrate-binding protein, with amino-acid sequence MISHPPNHRNRWPIAAIFITLCISACTSITSQNNNSAGNNKPNVVATSTIIADLTAEVGEEEIQLKSILQPGADPHIYEPVPADSVALEKANLILYNGYNLEPGLIKLMNAAGIKARKLAVGEKAKPLQMEKSKGEIVPDPHVWGDVKNVIEMANAIRDALIELSPDDREKFTQNAAQLINELKQLDTWINQQIATIPPEKRKLVTSHDAFQYYSRAYNIPVTGTLIGISTEEQPSAQTVRQLVDSIKTTGVPAIFAETTINPALIKTVAQEAGIKLAPQQLYSDSIGAPGSDGDSYVKMMVANTRAIVQALGGNYTPFQPKG
- a CDS encoding metal ABC transporter ATP-binding protein, whose amino-acid sequence is MKTAIEPADTDWSKMVCQLRNIPFADSLTITVSDLAVQYRTVEALRDVNLVVNPGRLTGIIGPNGAGKSTLIEAMLGLIPVSSGTVEYDGKALMDRRELVAYVPQRSQIDWTYPATVWDVVMMGRVRKTGWFRRFSAVSRRIVQDALERVGMSAFRDRPIGQLSGGQQQRVFLARALAQEAEIFCFDEPFAGIDQKTQAVIFDIFRELANEDKTVLVVNHDLGESIAHFDDLILLNTDLIAAGSRQQVLTQENLYRAYGGRVVFFEEKAA
- a CDS encoding metal ABC transporter permease, with product MLDALIEPLQYGFMQRSLVVAVLVGLICAVVGSYLMVQRLALLGDAIGHSVLPGLAIAFMLNVNIFVGAFIAGVVSTMAIAWIRTRSPIKEDAAMGIVFSAFFALGITLITIIQKSNKIDLNHFLFGNILGVTPEEVWNTALIAAIVLFVVGLLYKELLFYTFDPLGAQAAGLPINLLNFGLMLLIALTIVASMKAVGVILVLSLLITPGSAAYLLVKRLHYMMMLGAGIGIFSSISGMYLSYFFNLPSGPAIVLVASGIFVLALLFSPQYGIFTQRHSDSGVLLLWREIKQLIYRTK